The Haliotis asinina isolate JCU_RB_2024 chromosome 2, JCU_Hal_asi_v2, whole genome shotgun sequence genomic interval caacaaggaaacaaataaattaTGTATACGTCACACTGATAAATGAAATTCTTTATGAAATCGGAAAATGAACACTATCAAAAGCCGTGATGAGTTAGAGTACATGATTGAAGGTAATGCAGAATGctacccaaaacaaaacacatatcaCTTTAAGAATACAAATTTTTGAAACATTGCATCAAAAAAGAATATGTTGAAGTGTGCATTAGGATGACAGTTGGTGCTTTCCAAATGTCTGTTCCAGTTAGTGTTTTGTAAACTATGAATGGTACAAATATCCTTCATGAAAATATCCCTACACATACCATTATTAAACGTGTCAGTTTGTGAGGCcagttttttttggggggggctTGCGTAAGTTGAAAACTTCATAAATCTACTTTCTGAAACCCTAATGTCATATATTACAAAATGGTTCTTTTGTCTTTTGTCTTCTGAGTCAATGTGTGCATATCATGTATCAAGTGGGGTAGTCTTGCGATTAGAGCCTTCACACTTCACGCCAAAGAttcaggttcaattccctacatgggtacaatgtgtgaagcccatttctggtgtccgccctgatattactggaatattgtgtttCAAGTTGTATGTAGCTTGTATTTACCTGGTATCTTTGTATTTTTAGCCTTGAGTCAAGGTGATGACAACTTTGTCCTGTGTCCTCCTGAAGCTCTCGACTGGGACAATCGGCACTTACACATCTTGGAAGAACTGCTCACCTACAATGCATCAGTGCTGTGTCTTCAGGAAGTGGACAAATTCTCGTTTTTAGAGGGAAAACTGAAATCTGAAGGATATAAAGGTGTATTTTTCCCTAAGCCTTACTCGCCTTGTCTTGACTGTGAAATATCTTATGGACCTGATGGATGTGCAGTTTTCTGGAAAACTGATGAACTTGATCTCATCAAGCAGGAGAATATTGTTTTGCAGAATTTGATGGGATATGAAACAAATCAGGTGTCCATCATTTGCAAGTTCCAAACAAAGAATTACAGCAAGCAGTTCTATGTTGCTGTGACCCATCTTAAGGCAAAAAGTGGATTTTCAGATGTCCGATATGAACAGGGACATTTTCTTAACAGTATCCTCGAGTCTATGACTATTGATGCTCCAGTGATTGTCTGTGGAGACTTCAACGCTGAACAGACAGAGAAAGTCTATGAAGTGTTCAAGAACAGTAAAATGGGGCTGGCCAGCTCTTATGCTCAGCTGTCTGGAGATGGGTCTGAGATTCCCTTCACCACGTGGAAGGTCAGAGGAGGGAATAACGTTATGAGGGAGCTAAGTCGAACTATTGACTATGTGTGGTTTACTCCAGAAAAGTTGGGTCTGAAGTCTGTGTTGATGATGCCTACCATCCATGAGATTGGTGAGAACCGACTACCATCACACACTTACCCATCAGATCACCTGTCGCTGGTCTGTGACTTTGTTCTAAAGTAATCAATGTTTCTCATGTGGAACATCTGTACATTTAGAGGCATCCTCTTCATGTCCAGGGCTAACATTTGGGTAAACCACCACTGACTCATGGATCCATTCCTGTGTCTCTTGTAGTTAAAATTAACTCCTAGATACAAGATTTGTGTGCCACATGAAACTGATATTTAAGTGTCCACGAAGCCGTCCTTTCCATCACAAAGATGCCGGACAGCGTTCGCTTGTGTGATATAAATATTATTCTTCTTGCAAACTTGTTCCTAATCAATGGGACGGGATGCCTTGTTGTTGATATTTGCCTACCAAACAGTTTGTTGTATGTGAGTTGTGTGTTTGTAACTTACATTCTGATTTGTACTTTAGCTGTAGGAGTGTAGCCAATCAAACTGGCAAGAAGACATCATTAAATGCAACTGTGACAGCTACAGGAATTGATCCAAGGGTTAGTAAAGCTTTTCCTGAACTTCAGGCCCAGGAGATAAAGGGGATGGGATGTTTGCCTAAACGACTACCAGTATATTTTGACGAGTGTAGCACTTTTGTTTCAACACATTTAAAAAGCAGTGTTTCCACAGGGTGTTGAACAGCTGGTCACCATATATATGCACAAAATCTTCTGATCACAGTCTGGATTAAATTTCCATCATTAACTAGGTTTTAGTTTTGAAGACTGATTGCCACATGAACTTGAATAATTATTTTGTCCCTTACTGTTGTTTTTTGTGTCATCCTCAGTTGTCAAAACCTTATGTCTTCCTTAAAAATATTGGAGAGTGTTTTCTGCTCTCTGCTTGCCATTTCGACAAACGTATGATATTTAAGCGATATGGTAATATTGTTATTCTCTGAGGCAACAGTAATTATAGTGACATTTTTAGGTACAAAATACAGCGATCATTTCCAAATGACtgtcaaactgaccaatcaCTTTGAACGTAGTTTAATGAATTTAAAAGAAAACCTTAGCTGACATGAAAATTCATTATAGCCGATTCTGTTCCTAGAAGATTATTTGAGCAATTCCATTTTAATTTCGGTAACATTTTGAGCAGGGGCAAAAGACAGTTTGGATATTTTATTGGACATGGTAACCAATAGCCTTCAAGTACTGGGCAATTTTTACTGGCCAAAATCCTGTATATACTGGAGAACGGAAACGCTGAAACTTGTTAATTTCATACTAAATATCTGCGTTCATGCAGTTCTTAAAGTGGATTGAGGTCATCTGTTGACAGGATTTGCTTGGGCTGGAAAAGTTAACTTGAGCTTCACACAACTTAAAATGGTCTTTCTCTCATCTAATTTAGCTCCTTCACAATGGTTTTACCAACACCTCTTGCTTTTGACATGCCACTGATACCAGCAAAAGCTGATTAAATATGCTTTATTTCATTCAGCATATATGAACATCTGAATAATATTGATTAATCAGTCGATATAAAAATCAGTAGTAAACTTCAGATCCTTTTAACTGATCTAATACTGAAGGTATGTAAATCTGTGCGTAACTGTTTGGAGTCTACAACATCTGCTCTCAGCATCAACTGGACTAGAGGATGCTTCTCCTTCACGGCATCATGTCAGTGGAACTGCTTTCCTCTTGAACTGTGCACTTCTCTAAGATGACCAAATGATGATGAAGATAGTGAAGCTAGTTCACAGGAATCTTTGTAAGGAAACATGGTGGGTCTGGATTTGGATTTGGGCATATTCCTGAAGGGAAGGACTCATGTAAAATTCTTTCTGGTGATGTTGTATGGAGGGTCTTCAATTAATACCTTAACATGATATCCCAAACTCATATTGACTCACAATTAGGGTGAGCTGGATGGAACCGTTACCAGTGGCTTGTACGATGTTTGTGTCTTGTTAAGGATGAATGTCACATCCATGTTGGCTGTTGGCTGCTGATCTGGTGACTGGTACGGCCTTGGTATGGGATGCTGATGTGATGGGGGCGGGTCTAAACTGTAAACAGGATATTTTTGCTGGGTTTCCtctgtttttcaaattgttttctTACCCATATGTTTGGGATATATATCCACTGATGGTGATAGAAGTAGATTTCAATGCCAAGACTCAGGATTGCTGATGGCTAGGGATAATCAGGTGAGGATGGCAGGTATGGTTTGTTTGATCTGTAGATAGTAATTGGACAGGTATTGCTTGCAATGGTCTGTGTGGATGGATTTACTGTAGACAGTAATGTAGAATCAACTAAGAGACCTCCCAATCCATTCCTTGTCTCTTTTTAACAAAGAGTTAATGTACAGCAGTAGTACATTATGCTCTTActtcagtatataatatatgacAGAATTTGCGTTTGGTAACATTTGTTTCAGCAAGATAAACTTTATTGATCATTTTGGAAACCCACTTTTAATGGAATATGACCTGACTGCTACTTTGAATGTACATGTTGCAATTGTACCAAATCCATATCCTAATTGTAAATAGTACCTCATagtttatatatgttttcagaGACCAACAAAagaggaaacaaaatgactgaacGAAACAGTTTTGTTGGATTGCTTTACAAAgagtgtaaataaatgaaactaTGACATCATTGCTGTTAATTAGAAATTATGCATGATACATTGTAaactgttcactggtcacaaggggaACATGTGTTGGTGTACCTTCAATGTtttttatgttccctgagcccgggGGTACAAACATCTAGGGTACATCAACTCATGGGGTCCGAGGGACctgtgaacaacatatttatcttaccgaacacctcaatgttaactatttattgtttgaagcacgggtcCAAATGTTTTGTAGCCATTGtcagattttgcagacgacatgaATAACAGATTTAGTGTTATTTTTCTTCCATCAAATTGCATTTGCAAGACATCAGTAAACTCGGACGATCaaaaaacgacatttatgtgtgagataaTTTGATAATgtgacattttcatattttcgtttctttttcattcacataagtaagtaaataagtaagtaagtaaatgatttacagtaattGATCTAATACAATCACACGTATATAGCCAAGTTATATTTTGCATGCAATATTTTACCTTCACTAGTTGAGGCACTGAACTCAGATACGACCTTGTATATTCACTtgtgatatgtgtacatatCTGTGACTGTGATATTTACAAGAATCGTTAGTTTTATTGAATGAAATACCTCAAAAGTAGATCCTTAGGTATGCTTGATCTTACTGGTAATAAATTCTGTCTTGACTGAAGATGCCAGCATTGTAAAGTAAGCTTTAGCATTTCATTTGCTAATGTGAAGGTGTGTTTCTAGTTTCAAGTTTCTCAAACTCCGCAAAGTTAACTAGTGAGTAATCCTCCTCAAATCACCGATTTGTAAGTGTAAATTTCTTAAACTTTTGTCTGGGAATGAAGCATTGTCCTGGGCCGTAtttggttttatgttttatttgtacatgtacatatttttgataactCCCTGGGGCTaagtatttgttgtttaatgccatactctgcaatattccagctagatggatgtggtctgtaaatgtttATGCTATGTATGTGGCACATCACTATGTCTTTGTATCTCTGGCTTGTTTCATGTGTGTTCCATTTTAAGATCAATTAAAGTTAAAGAGAAAGCACTGTTTGATGCCTGTGTCCATAATTAGAGAATGAAAATGAGAAGTTCGTGTTATAATCCCAAAAATTAATTTCCTACACCAGGCCAAGATTTTGGTTTTCTTCTGTTTCTGATATTCCTTTACATTAGTGTaaactttcatatttttttttatattgatagtgaatgataaaatattgaaaagaaaCCAAACACCTTCCTGTCACTTTCACTATGAATGATTTATTtacaacactgaaatggaaatgTGTTGAAATTGTATTTTATGCATATCAACATGGTGAATTTTAAGAGGAAACaaaagaatatattttaatttttacTTTATACAAAATTTTTCAGTATCTAGTTAGACAATAACTGTTACATTAGAAACTGAGATGTTTTTACAGGGTACAAAAATGGTAGAGTTACGTTGGAAAACAAAGAGAATTGAAGTATGTAAGTATGCAAGATCACAACCATATCATTCACATCGTAGTATTAACTAATGCTACACGAAGCGTTATCAAGTACAACGATCCAAGTTTGATGAGATTTGGAGGATATCTACTTAGATGGGTCTTTTGTTGCCTTTCCTGCACAATACTACAAAACATTTGATAGGGCT includes:
- the LOC137272636 gene encoding nocturnin-like, which encodes MSDENSTGAQGLLKEVQTEVSKKNLPSLIKRQFKSLSAENGPSVRIFQWNILAQALSQGDDNFVLCPPEALDWDNRHLHILEELLTYNASVLCLQEVDKFSFLEGKLKSEGYKGVFFPKPYSPCLDCEISYGPDGCAVFWKTDELDLIKQENIVLQNLMGYETNQVSIICKFQTKNYSKQFYVAVTHLKAKSGFSDVRYEQGHFLNSILESMTIDAPVIVCGDFNAEQTEKVYEVFKNSKMGLASSYAQLSGDGSEIPFTTWKVRGGNNVMRELSRTIDYVWFTPEKLGLKSVLMMPTIHEIGENRLPSHTYPSDHLSLVCDFVLK